The Sparus aurata chromosome 12, fSpaAur1.1, whole genome shotgun sequence sequence acatgttaaaggtgcagtatgtactTTTGGGGAAGAAGAGAATCAGAATAGAGATATTTCCATTGACACATTTTTTATGtctaaactaaaactaaacgaacaaactctctttgttttcatgactgaataaactcaataaacaaaaacctgaccttaaaggacaactcaGTTTCAAACAGTTttaccctgccacctttctagtttcagacagtgttctggggaccttatttttgtcagagaacagcttgtatattcagttatatttttaaaaaacttggAGGTTTAagttttttctccaaaactacttaGTGCCCCTTTAGACTACATTCACTCTGAGATAAATGACTCCGCTGTGTCAACCTTTCCTTTCGAAGACCATCTGGCAACATCATGCAAATATACCAAAAATGCGCCTGCAGCAGGTGCATGCAAATCAAAGTGTCTCTCATTGGAGAAATCATTACCTATTGACTGATGAAGTTCCCTCCCAAGCTCTGGTCACTCTTTGTCAGCGTAGGTAGTTTTGTCCAACCTGGTTGTGAGAAGTACCTCATCAAGCACTGGAGCGTTTGGAGGCGCATGCTCTGTGCGCACGTTCACCTGGGACCTGTTGCTCGGCTGCGTCTGTTGCTGTGTTGTGAGGTCGCCTGCTTTTGGACCTAAAGGATGCTTCTCTTTATCCTCCATCGTTATGGACATAAATGATACACCACAGACCTGCCACCTTATGACAAGACTGTAACCTGAAGCCGGATGAAAACGATAAACCAAAAAGAGGGGACCAAAAGTCACTGTGTCTTTTTTCTCAGTCGGCTGAACCAACGAACACACCTGTAAGTACTTTAATACTGTTTCTTTACTCTTCTAATAGTTGTAAGAATGACTGCCAGTGTTCTACAGCAGATTATTACAAGTTTATGTAAAGGATAAAGAGAAACAGTGTTGATGACTTCAGGCGTTAATTACTACTGAGTATTTAAGATAAAGTAGACAACAAACAGTACAGTGCTGCagtcaaaggaaaaaaacaaaagacaaataacTAATAAAGGAGGTATGAAGCAATAATCATCACACTATTTGAAGCCAAGGGCAAAATACAATAGCAGTGTTTACACAACATTCATGAGCTAAGAAAAGAGGGAGTTCATGCTCTTTGTTGCATATTACATATGACATGTTCCACACTGTGTCTACAGGGGCTGTGTGCCTCCTGCCAGGTAGGTACTGGATGATGCTGTGAGTGTGTAGACAAGAACAGATAATAGGCCTCACCGGACCATCACCAAGGAGACAGAAACTCCAGAGGGTCGCCTGCAGCATAGCtctaaaaaaaatctctgaGGGAGACAAATATATCTGCAGTGGTCTTGGTTCAGTGGGGTCAGGGgggcatttattttttctacgTTATGATCATTTACGAAAACATTTGTCCTTTTGTGTTACTTCTTATGTGTGCGCAGGTCTGCGTCTGATTTGTACACCACAGGCAATGGGCAGATGCTGCAGATGCTGCAGGTGCAACGGGAGACTGCTGTGCATGTGCCTGCTGCCTTTCATGATGACCGGCCACCTCCTGGTTTACATCATGGTGTCCATATTCGTCACCATCTCCTACACTCCCCCCAAAATAAACGTCCACTATATAGCCCCGGGGAATTCCGGCAACACCTCCACATTGGCCCCTCACCCACTTGGCCCTTTCTGGAACCTCCGTCTGGAGGACAGCGCCCTGTGGAACCAGTTGCAGCATGCTTGGGACCGTCAGCACAATCCAATACTGCGAGGAAACACGACTGGCATAGTGAGGAAGCCCAAAGCTAAGATTATAGCAGATATCGAAGATGAGTGTGTCTCTGACTGCTTGTCACACAAGTGTTCGGTCCCTCGTGTGCATGATTTAGACAGTTTGCCAGAACACATGAAGGCATTTATCCGGTCAATGCACTGCAGGGACTATCCTCTCCTCATCAATCAGCCTGGTACTTGTATGAAGAACGATAATGACTTTGATCTGGATTCTCCCATGCTGCTCATGGCAATCAAATCTCAAGTGGGGAACTTTGAGAACAGGCAGGCTATCCGTGAAACGTGGGGACGCAGCGGGCTGGTGAGGGGGGAATCCAATAAGAAAGGCGGATTGGTGCGCACAGTGTTTCTGCTTGCACGACAGGACTCAAGCACAGGTCCTCACCCAGACCTCAAAAACCTCCTGGAGCTTGAGAATCAGAAATACGGGGATATCCTGCAGTGGGATTTCAGAGACACTTTCTTTAACTTGACCCTAAAGGACCTGGTGTTCTGGCGGTGGCTCCAGCAGCACTGCCCCACTGCCATGTTTGTGTTCAAAGGGGACGATGATGTCTTCGTACGAACAGGGGTCCTTCTGGATTACCTGCACAAGCAGTTGGAGGAACACAATTTGTGGAGAGCCTATACTAACAACACTGACATGGATTTGAATTTGTTTGTCGGGGACGTAATCAACAACGCAATGCCAAACCGTGAGCCATCCACTAAATACTACATCCCAGAAAGTTTCTACAAAGGCGGGTATCCACCGTatgctggtggaggaggggtggtgTATTCTAGCTCTCTCGCATTTCGACTGAAAGAGGTGTCTGAGAGGGTGCGCCTCTTCCCGATAGATGACGTGTACCTGGGCATGTGCCTGCACAGTCTCGGGCTCTCACCCAGCCACCACCCAGGCTTTTTAACATTTGATCTCCCAGAAAGAGACAAGGGAAATCCCTGCGCATACAAGTCTGTTCTGCTCGTGCACAGACGGAGTCCCAAAGAGATGCTAACGTTGTGGAAGCAGCTCCAGGATCTGCGGTGCTGAGGCTCATTTGCCTGCCAAATAGGATTCACTGAGCACCACCACATGCATTTGAAAAATACGTGCATGTTCGTGACTGCATCTTTATGTCAAGCAGGCAGAAGTCAGTGACAGTCACATGCGCTGTACTGTACCTTTCCCCCAAAGAGTTATGCAACACTGAGGAGGAGACTGATCTACCTCAAAGGGTACTTTTATGATGAGGGGACTACACAGCGAGAGCACAtggtactttaaaaaaaaatcagaacaagtactgtatttatttatagcCTTTTAACATAAGAGTCTTATTTTAGTACATtctaaagaaatgaaaaatgttgcttCTTATTGTGTGATACGTCAATACGTTGGATATGTTTTTCGTTTTCTCTTATTTAATTAAGAGCCAACcaagaatacatttttgaatgtcTCACACATCCACTGTGCCACATATCAACAATGCAGCTGTTGCTCATGCACAGTCTATAATAACCTAAATTAACAATAATGTTTGTAGCAAATCTCGACTTTGACAGTGGTTGTCAAAGTGTATGGGCAAATTACGTTGTCTGATTTTGACACAATGAAAGTCAAGTCACTTTTTTACTGAACAACATATACGTAATGTAGTAACATAATGTAtattttaagaaatgttttctAATTGTTACTAACGACAAAGCGTTCTCTTATCTTTATggattttaaaggtgcattatgcaAGAATTAAAACTTCAGCAGAAGGTCAAGGAATAGTAGTTGTGAGGTTATGACATCTATGTTTTGTCTTACATGTATTGTCTTAcagagatatctgctgaagttagcatgctaaccagctagccccagtcTGTAATGCTCCAtagctcctgtgctagtggaGTAAACACCAACAATTCCCCTGAGCTACAAGTCAGGATCGCTAGCGTcatggctaacagagctaactagcttacaGCAGCTACGGTTCGCATGGGTTTGACAAGTGGTTAGATCTTACATATTGTATCTTTTAACTCGTGAAAAAACTGAACAAGACTGACAGAGGTAATGTTATCCACAGAACTATTTAATgaactattttgtttttttcacatagGAAGGGAGTGTTATCAGAGAATACAACCAGCAGAAATGTTAGTTGTTGCTGTCTTCAAGTGTATGATGTccaatgataaataaatgtttctgaaaacaaTTATGCTGAATATTCTTATATATGTATTGTGTTTATGGTGTTTAAATACAATTCAAATTTGACTGCAACACAATTTTGCAATAAGATAAGAATAACTATAAAAGCCCTCTAATAGATCATTAAAAAGGCAGATATGCAGTCAAAATGAAGACGAAGTTCACAAGCCACACGTCGAATACAAGTGAATATTTAGCAATAGTATTTACTGTATAGCCTGAACACAAATTGAATTCCAAGTTGTTTGTCGAGCATGATATTCCACTTCAGTCACAGTAGTGAAGTGCAGTAGTTTGCATGTCtgtagacaaaacaaaaaacaagacagacaaTGTGAATTTCCATTTATGCAATATGCTGTGGTTGTTTGGCCATTTGTACAGAGTACATAGAGGGCTTAGTTATTGACTATCAACAAGGAAACGTTTcgtttattcattatttttattgcaaattTAAGAcaaccaggaagtggatgtgtTGCACATTAGTCATAGCCAAACTGAGTTAcgttaaaacaaagaaaacctaCAATAACCACCTTCATTTATTCAGATGAAGAGTAGACGAAGAGGTGGAAATGGCAAACAAGACCCCAGGAGGTGGATTTCCTTTAGGTAGAGAGGAAGCTGTTTcagaaaaaacaccaacaaaaaagAGAGGACAGGTAAGACAGTGAGTGTCCTCACTGTACAATTCTAAAACGATAAAACACAGATTACACAAGGATGAAATActacttctcttctcttctcttctcttctcttctcttctcttcattgTATTAATGCCTGTTCTTGTCTGGTCTCCCTTATTGATTTTGGTACTAATAggcagacagtggcttcagagTAATGTGGTTGTAGAGGAAGATAAGTCTATCGCAGGACCACAGTAGGAAGATTGCTGAGCTGCAGAGCACTAATAAGGAAATGCAGAGATAAAGGCAAGAGGAACTACATTTTGATGTAATTATAATTAAATTGATCTACAAACTACATGCCAGAGCTGCTTAGGTTGAAACACTCTCTCTTTATACCAGGATACAAATAAAACCCAAAGTCAGACACCATTCAAGATAAGTGATGAGTGATAAGTGTTACTGACATTAAGTGTCATGTAAATACAAGAAAGTTcctgaaaaaacaggaaatttTCTGTGATGGCAGCACCATAGAGTAACAGCTCCACCCAGTGGAGAGCTGTGGTGATGACAGGAAAGTTCCTGAACACTCTGGAGCTCCTCCAGTCAGAATATAAAAGCTGGGACAGTCCCACTgctgaga is a genomic window containing:
- the LOC115592762 gene encoding N-acetyllactosaminide beta-1,3-N-acetylglucosaminyltransferase 2, with the translated sequence MGRCCRCCRCNGRLLCMCLLPFMMTGHLLVYIMVSIFVTISYTPPKINVHYIAPGNSGNTSTLAPHPLGPFWNLRLEDSALWNQLQHAWDRQHNPILRGNTTGIVRKPKAKIIADIEDECVSDCLSHKCSVPRVHDLDSLPEHMKAFIRSMHCRDYPLLINQPGTCMKNDNDFDLDSPMLLMAIKSQVGNFENRQAIRETWGRSGLVRGESNKKGGLVRTVFLLARQDSSTGPHPDLKNLLELENQKYGDILQWDFRDTFFNLTLKDLVFWRWLQQHCPTAMFVFKGDDDVFVRTGVLLDYLHKQLEEHNLWRAYTNNTDMDLNLFVGDVINNAMPNREPSTKYYIPESFYKGGYPPYAGGGGVVYSSSLAFRLKEVSERVRLFPIDDVYLGMCLHSLGLSPSHHPGFLTFDLPERDKGNPCAYKSVLLVHRRSPKEMLTLWKQLQDLRC